GTCGATCCCGAGACCGGCATCTCCGGGTTCGCCAACGAGGCGACGATCACGGTGCTGGCGATGCTGATCTTGAGCGGCGGCATCAGCCGAACGGGGCTCGTCCAGGAGCTGGGACGGCGGATGGCGGCCTTCGCGGGCGATAGCCTCCGGAGGCAGCTATTCGCGACCGTCGCCGCGACCGCCCCGGTCTCCGGCTTCCTGAACAACACGCCGGTCGTCGCCCTATTAGTGCCGGTCGTCACCGACGTCGCCAATCGCGGGAACACCTCGCCCTCGAAGCTGCTGATCCCGCTGTCGTACGCCTCACAGATCGGCGGGATGCTCACGCTGATTGGCACCTCGACGAACATCCTCGCGAGCGACGTCAGCGCTCGACTCGGCTCGCAGCACCCGGAACTGCACCGGTTCTCGATGTTCGAATTTACGCAGTTAGGGATCATCGTCGTCGTCACCGGCTCGTTGTATCTGATCTTCGTCGGCCACTACCTCCTGCCCGAGCGCGTCCCGCCGCGGGCGGACTACCTCGAGGAGTACGACGTCGGGGACTACATCGCCGACGTCGCGGTGGTCCCTGGGTCGCCACTCGTGGGGGAGACGGTCGGCGAGGCGACCGACAGGTTCGGCCCCGAGATCGACGTCATACAGATCGTCCACGACGAGGACCGGTCGGTCGCACCCCGGCGGAGCACTCACCTGTCGGAGGGCGACGTCCTCGTCGTCCGCACGAATCGTGACGCGATCACGACCCTCGAGGACGCCGAGGGCATCGAACTCGTCGGTCGGTCGGACTCCACCGCGACGCTGTCTCCCGACGGTGAGTCGGGGATCGTCACGGAACTGGTCGTCGCGCTGGACTCGCAACTGATCGGCGAACGCCTCGAGCCCGAGTCGTTTCGCGAGGAGTTCGGCGCCGCCGTCCTCGGCCTCCGGCATCACGGCGCGCTCGTCGGCGATCGAATCGTCGGCCGCCGGCTCGACGTCGGCGACACGCTGCTCATCCAGGCGCCACCCGACACGATAGATCGACTCTCGCGGCGCGACGGCGTGATCGTCGCACGTGAACCGCCACGGTCCGAGTACCGCGCTGATAAGGCGCCGGTCGCCGTCGCCATCATGATCGGGGTCGTCGCCGTCGCTGCCCTCGAGATTTACCCGATCCTCATCTCCGCGCTCGCGGGCGTGGTCGCCATGGTCGTCACCGGCGTCTTAGAGCCCAACGAACTGTACGACGCCGTCGAGTGGGACATCATTTTCCTGCTGGCCGGCGTGATCCCGTTGGGAGTCGCACTCGAGGGGAGCGGCGCGGCGGCGCTCCTCGCGTTCGCGGTCGTCGAAGCCGCGGGCGTCCTGCCGACGATCGCGGTCCTCTGGGTGTTCTACGTGTTCACGGCGCTGCTGACGAACGTCATCAGTAACAACGCCAGCGTCGTGCTCCTGATTCCCGTCGCGGCCGCTGCGGCGGCGGGCATCGGCGCGAATCCCTTTTCGTTCGTTCTGGCGGTCACCTTCGCCGCGAGCACGGCCTTTCTGGGGCCGATCGGCTACCAGACGAACCTCTTCGTCTACGGACCCGGCGGCTACCGCTTTAGCGACTACGCCCGGATCGGCGCGCCGCTGCAGTTGCTGCTCTCGGTGGTGACCGTGCTCGGGATCGCTCTCTTCTGGGGCGTATGATGCAGTTCTCCCCAAGTGATTTCACACGCTACCCTGAAATGATACGACGTTATGAGCGTCCGTGTGGAACGAGTCCAAAACCGACCTGCGACTACGCTGAAGGGGCAGACCGAACGATGAATCCGACCCGTATCGACGCGATCATCGACCTCGCCTACGGGGTACTGATTTTCGTCTCGGTCGTTCTGATCGTCGTCGAGGGAACGCGAGTCGGATTGGCGCTCGGGCTGGGCGTCCTCGTCTCGTACGCGTTGCACGTGATCTGGAAGATGGCGCGCTTCGATCCGGAGTGGATGACGAGGGAAGTAGAAGAGACGGTCGAAGAAGCCGTCGAACAGTCGATCGGCGAGCAGGTCGACGCGGTCCAACAACAGATCGAAACCGTCGACGAGCGCATCGACCGTCGTCCGCGCGAAGACGAGATCGAGGACCTCCTCGAAGAGACGGTCGTCGACGACGCAGCGGGCGGCGGAGACGAGACCGAGAACTCGGGTCGGTAAACCCCTCGAAGCCGTATCGGTTCGCTGACGTAGACGTCACTCACACCCGACGTTCCGTCGATTCTCGCGTCGTACACGACGGCACAACGAATATCCGAATCGACGTGAAAGCCGTATATCAGTATGGTGTCCGTGCTGCTGCTCGTGGGGATTCTCGTGGCCGTCTTCGTGGGCTACAACATCGGCGGTGCGACGACGGGACCGGCGTTCGGTCCGGCCGTCGGTGCCGACGCCATCTCGAAGACGACGGCCGGCGTACTGATGACGGTGTTTTTCTTCGTCGGTGCGTGGACGATCGGGCGTCGCGTCGTCGAGACCCTCGGGGGCGACCTCGTCTACGATCCCGGCGTCTTCACGCTCGAGGCGAGCGTCGGCGTCCTCTTTTTCATCGGCGTGGCGCTGTTCATCGGGAACTTCTTCGGCGTTCCCGCCTCGACCTCGATGACGGCGGTCGGTTCGATCGCGGGCCTCGGGCTGGCCGCCGGCGAGCTCAACTGGGCGGTCATGGGCGAGATTGCCATCTGGTGGATCGTCTCCCCGTTCATCGGGTTCTGGGTCTCGCTGATCATCGGTCGCTACTTCTACTCGTCTCTCAATCGAAAGCTCGCGATGGAACGCAGCACCGGCCCGCTCCTCCGAATCGATCGGTCCGGTCGCGTTCCGATCCCGACTCCGAGCGATACCACCAACCGGCGCGAACTGGGCGGCGTGGCGATGGTGATCGTCATCGGCTGCCTGATGGCGTTCAGTTCCGGGACCTCGAACATCGCGAACGCGATCGCCCCGCTCGTCGGCAGCGGCGAACTCGAGATGAATCCCGCTATCCTCATCGGCTGTGTCGCGGTCGGGATCGGGACGGTCACGATCGCACGGCGCACCCTCGAGACGATGGGCAACGAGCTCACGGAGCTGCCGCTGACGGCGGCGATCGTCACGGCGACGGTCAGCGCCTCACTCGTGATCTTCCTCTCCGCGATCGGCATTCCGGCGAGTTTCGTCATCATCGCGACGATGTGCATCATCGGTCTCGGCTGGGGGCGGGCGACGCGACCGGTGACGGTCTCCGAGGCGGTCCGCGGCGAGGAGTCGCCGCCGGTCTCGGTCGGCGCGCTGACCGCGGACCGGGAGGGGGAGAAGTTGCCGCCGATCGGCGAGGAAGAACCCGATCGAGTCCCGAGTGCGGCCGATCTCTTCGATCCGGCGACGACGGCCCGCGTCGTGCTCATGCAGAACGTCGTCCCGATGATCGCGACGGTCGGCGCGTACGCCACGTTTCGGTTCGTTCCCCTCTTCGGACTCTGACCCGCCGCTGTCCGACGCGAGACGCCGACGGCGATCGGTATCGGTGCTCGCTTTCCTGCCGGGGGTATATTACCCGCTGTCCCGTATGCGACACTGAGGCATTCGCCAATGCCTGACACTGGCGATCACCGCGTGCTCGTTCCCGTCGCGGTACTCCGCGGGGAGGGCGTTCCCACGACCATCGTTGACGCGTTCGCGTCGATCCCGGTCGTCTTGCTCGGGTATCACGAAGTCCCCGAACAGACGTCGCCGGATCAGGCGCGCGATCAGTACCAGCGGCGAGCCGCGCGCGAACTCGAAGAGCGTCGGTCGGTGTTCGAAGCCGCCGGCTGTCCCGTCACCTCGCGACTCGTGTTCACGCACGATCGCTTCAAGACGTTCGAACGCGTCGCGGTCGAAGCGGAGTGTGACGCCGTCTTGATTCTCAATCCGGCGCCGGTCCTCGAGCGGTTTCTCGTCGCGATTCGGAGCGACATTAACGTCGAGTACAAGGCGCGACTCGTCGCTACGGTACTGGATGGGACGGAGATCGACGTGACCCTCTTTCACGTCGTCGCGGACGAACGAGACCGGCATCGAGGGGACGAACTGCTCGCGACGACGGCTGACGCGCTCGAGGACGCGGGGGTCGACCGCGATCGGATCTCTCGCTCGATCGTCGTCGACGACTCACCGACGGAGGCGATCCTCGAGGCCGCGAACGAGCACGACGCGATCGTCGCGGGCGAGAGTCGACCGTCGGTCCGTCGGTACGTCCTTCGAGACCGCGCCGAGCGGATCGCGAGGCGAACGGCTGATCCGGTCCTCGTCGTCCGCGGAGAGTACCTCGAACCCGCCGACGAGGAGAAAGGCGACGCTGTAGCCGAGTAACCGAGTAAGCGCCGAGACGACCCTCACGACGAATCCGACGCCGACGACGTGTCTCGAGCGGGAGGGCGAACCACCAGGACTGGGCCGACCGACTCGGCAGCGATCCGCTCGGGTTCCTCGCCGAGCAGGAACGACTGGAGCGACGGGGCGTGCTCGCCAACGACGATCGCGTCGTGCTCCGCCGCGGCTTCTCCGAGCGTGTCGAACGGCGCGCCGCTGACGGCGTCGAACGGCCCCTCGCTCACGACGAGCGTCGACTCCGCGTCGATTCCGCGCCTCGAGAGGGTTTCGACGGCCTCCTCGAGCGCCAGTCGGCCGTCGGCCTCCGCGTCGGTCGCGAGAAACAGCGTGACGTCGATCTCGCGGTCGCCGACCAGTTCGGCGACGAACTCGAGGATGCGGTCGACGGCGACGTCGCCGGTGAGCGCCACGAAGAGTCGATCGATCGATCCCGCGGCGCCCGTGATGACGTACGCTCGCGACTCCGTTTCGGCGGCGATCCGATCGATCGTCTGATCCCGGTCGTGCGTGAACGCGAGCCGGTAGTCGGCCTCGCGTCCGCCGTCCTCGAACGCCGTCGCCAGGTCGGCGAGCGCGTCGGTCGCACGCTCGCCGTACTGGAGCCGCGCCTGATCCGGCGGCGTCTGCTCGGGCAGGACGTGGTAGCCGAGGACGGTCACGTCGACCGGCTCGAGCAGGCGGACGAGTCCGGGCGAAACCGATTCGCCCTCGAGCACGGTCAGCGGGACGAGGACGCGCGTCATCACAGTGCCCCCCGTAGCGTCACGTCGCGCGCGTAATAGAAGTACCAGCCGGCGGTTACGGCCATCACCGCGACGCCGATGACCTGCGAAGCGGGTTGCATGAATCCGATGAGCCCGAAGCTGGCGACCGCCCCCACCGCCGGGACGACCGGATAGCCGGGCGTCCGGAAGTCGGGATCGTACCACTCGGGCTCGTCGCGGCGAAGCGAGACGAGCGCGACGCAGATCAGGCCGTACATGACGAGGTGCAGGAAGGACGCGACCTCCGCGAGCAGCTCCACCTGTCCGGTGGCGACCAACACGAGGATCGGTCCGCCGGCCAACCCGAGCGCGACGTGGGGCGTCCCGTACCTGAGGTTGATTCGACTCGCCCGCCGCGGGAGCAAGGCGTCCCTCGAAACGGCGTAGACCGCCCGCGACGTGCTGAGGATCGAGGCGTTGGCGCTCGAAATCGTCGCGAGCAGGCCGCCGAAGACGATCGCCAACGCGCCGATCGAACCGAGGTAGTGGCGCCCGACTTCGACCATCGCCGTTTCGCCGAGTTCGGCGAGGCGTTCGCTTCCGAACGCGCTCGTCGCGACGAAGATGGTCACCACGTACAGGGCCCCGACGATGAGCACGGAGCCGACCATCGAAAGCGGCAGGTTCCGGCCGGGGTCTCTCATCTCGCCGGCGACGGTCGCGATCTGTGCGAAGCCGAGATAGGAGGTGAACACGAGGGCCGATGTCGTCAACACGGGAAACGCGCCGAACGGGGCGAACCGCTCAGGTGTAGCCGGTTCGCCGACGAGGCCGAGTGCGTCGAGCCCGCCGAAGCCCAGAAAGCACACCAGAATCGAGAGCAACAGCGCGACGATTCCGTTCTGGAGCTTCGCTGCGTTCTCCGTTCCCGTGACGTTCAACACCGTGAACCCGGCACCGAACAGCAGCGCCAGCGGGATCACCAGTCCGTTGCCAACCGCGATTCCGAGCTCCGCGAGCGTGTCGACGGCGTAATACCCGAATCCGACCAGATAGAACGCCGTCGCGAACACGAGCCCCAGCCACAGCGACAGTCCGACGACGGTCCCGGCGAACGTTCCGAGTCCGCGCGAGATGAAGTAGTAGCCGCCGCCGCTTTTCGGCATCGCCGTCGCGAGTTCCGACGCCGGCAGCGCCACGAAGAGCGCGATCACCGCGCCGATCGCGAACGAACCCGCCGCGGCGGGGCCCGCGTGTCCCGCCGCCAATCCGGGGAAGACGAAGATACCCGCACCGATCATCGTCCCGATACCGATCGCGAGGCCGCCGACGAGTCCGAGCGTCCGCTCGAGTTCGGCGTCGTCGGTCTTCGTCGCCGCTTCGGTTTCGATCGTCGGTTCGATACGCGGCGCTTCGTCGTCGATGTTGGTCCCCTCGCCGACTGCCGGCGCGTCGCGATCCATGATCGGTCCGTAACTATGTGAGCATATGTGACACACCCCCTTGGTACTGGGGGCGGAAGACGACGGCCGCCGACCTCAGCGATCCGTGCGAACAGCGGCCCGCCCGTGGGCTTATTCCCGTCGCCGTGGGATGGGGCGTATGGTCTCAGACGTCCTCGTCCCGATGGACGGATCGGAGATGAGCAAATACGCGCTCGAGTACGCGATCGACGCATTTCCGAACGCCGAGATAACCGTTCTCCACGTCGTCGGTGAGCCGTCTCCGATGTGGGGGCGGGCGACGGGTCTCGCGCTCGCCGACGACATCGAGGAGGCGGCCCGCGAGCACGCGGAGACAGTGTTCGAACAGGCACGCGAGATCGTCGCCGACGCCGACGCCGACGTCGCCCTCCGTACAGAGATCGAATTCGGCCACCCCGTGCGCGCGATCGTCAATTGCGCTGACGACTACGAGACGGTCGTGATCGGCAGCCACGGCGGGAGCGTCGCGGACCGCATCTTCGTCGGCAACGTCGCGGAGAAGGTGTTTCGACGATCCCCGGTACCGGTGGTCGTCGTTCGGTGAGTCAGTCGTCGACTGCACTCGGCCGTCGCGTCCCGTTCGACTCGAGGTCGTCTCGGCAAGGGAATCGTGAATGGGCGCGTTTTTAGTATCGGATCGTATGACTACGGGACGTGAACGCGGAACCGCTACTTATCGTCGGAATCCTCACTGCGATCTTCGTCGGCTACAACATCGGCGGCTCGACGACGGGGCCGGCGTTCGGTCCGGCCGTCGGCGCGAACGTCATCACGAAGGTGATGGCCGCCGGGCTGATGTCGATCTTCTTCTTTATCGGCGCCTACACCATCGGCCCGCAGGTCGTCACCACGCTCGGCGAGGAACTCGTCACCGACACCTCCATCTTCACGCTGCGCTCGAACGTCGCCGTCCTCTTCTTCATCGGCGGCGCGCTGTTCATCGGCAACTACGCCGGCGTCCCGGCTTCGACGTCGATGACCGCCGTCGGCGCCATCTCAGCGCTCGGACTGGCGACCGGCGAACTCGACTGGTCGGTGCTGGGCGAGATCGTCGTCTGGTGGATCGTCGCACCGATCATCGGCTTCTGGGTGGCCGGCGTCGTCGGCCGCTACTTCTACCCGCGGATCAACGCCTGGGTCGCCATCGAGGGGAGCAAGGGCGGCGAGCCGATGATCTCGGTCGACCGATCGAGCGCCGTGCCGCGGCTCCAGTTCGGGGCCGATGGCGACCGGCGGGAGGTCACCGGCGCGTTCGTCGTCATCGGTATCGGCTGTCTGATGGGCTTTTCCTCGGGCACGAGCAACATCGCTAACGCGATCGCGCCGATCTATGGCACCGGCGACGTCGACATGGTACCGCTGATCCTGATCGGGTCCGCGGCCGTCGCCGTCGGCTGTTTCACCATCGCCCGCCGGACGCTCGACACGCTGGGTAACGACATCACGAACCTGCCGCTGACGGCCGCGATCGTCGTCGCCGTCATCAGTTCGACCATCGTCGTCGGCCTCTCCGCGATCGGCATCCCCGCGAGTTTCGTCGTCATCGCGACGATGAGCATCGTCGGACTAGGCTGGGGTCGGGCGACGCGGACGACGACGCTGTCGGGCGTCAGAGCGGGCGAAGAGACCCGCGTCTCCGTCGGCGCACTCACCGCCGAAGAGGAGGGCGAACAGTCCCCCGATATCGGCGAGGAGGAGCCCGAAGACATCCCGAAGGCGTCGGACCTCTTCGACCCCTCGACGACCGCCCGCGTCATCCTCATGCAAAACGTCGTCCCGATCATTTCGACCGTCGGCGCGTTCATCACGTTCCGGTTCGTACCGATATTCGGCTTCTAGTCGAGACGTTCGACGATCGATCGCAACCGGCACCCTCGAGTCGACGACGCTCCGGCGGCGGTCGGATTCGCCGATGGCTCGCCGTTCGACCCGTTCAGTGTGGTAGCAGACGGAAAAAGCGGCAATAGATGCAGGAACTGGGTGCGTTGGTTGAAACGTTTCTTTTTCTCACCCACTTTGTAGACTAGTAGTTGCTAAATATGGACATTCTTCCCTTCGAACTTCCAAATTCCGATTCAAAGACAATTTAGGACTGAACAGCAAGCTATACCAGTGCGGGACGTGAATCACCGAGTGATGCCCACGGTAGAATACCTCAACTACGAAGTACTGGACGACCAGGGCTGGGACATGGACGACGACGACCTCTTCGAGCAGGCCGCCGACGCCGGCCTCGACGATGAGGACTACGGCACCCTCGACGTCGCCGAGGGCGAGTACATCCTCGAGGCCGCCGAGGCCCAGGGCTACGACTGGCCCTTCTCGTGTCGCGCAGGCGCCTGCGCGAACTGCGCAGCCATCGTCTTCGAGGGCGAGATCGACATGGACATGCAGCAGATCCTCTCGGACGAGGAGGTCGAGGAGAAGGACGTCCGCCTGACCTGCATCGGTTCCGCCGAGACCGACGAGGTCAAGATCGTGTACAACGCCAAGCACCTCGACTACCTGCAGAACCGCGTCATCTAAGCCAGTCGCTGGCCCGAACGGGCCAGGTTGCAGAGACGCAGGTTGTCACCACCTGCGGACGAAATTTTTCGCTGCTCGAGCGCTCCGCGCCTCGAGAGCCATCGATGGGGAGCGACGCCTCTCGTTATAGCCGTGCCTCCCGCGCTAGACAGTTGTCGTCCGTTCCCGTCTGGCGTCGGCAACATCGGCGTTCCCTCGGAATCCCACGAGGTCCTCAGTGGGAATCGCCCTCGGGTCGCTGCGCAGTCGCAAGCGTCAGGAGAAGTCCGCGACGTCCACGTCGAAACCGCGAGCCTCGAACTCGCGGACCATTCCCTCCAGATGCGTCGCGCCTACGACGACGCAGACGTTCTGGTAGCCGTGTTCGGTCACATCCTCGACCGTCCGGGCCACCATGTCCTCGTTCCGTCGCTCGAGGGTTTGCCGGAGCACAAGTCCGTGGGTGGCCAACCCGACGAGTAGGATCGCGGTCGGAACGGGTCCCGTTACAAGGTATGGAAATACCCCTCACACGGTCTACCGCTGCAAGTTCTGCGGGAAGGAACGCGAGCTGAAGGCATACTTTCACTCGGAGGACTGCGAGGAGTTCGATGCCGTCGAGTAACTGGTCGGCGCTCCTCCACGGTTCGTCCGGGGTGTCGATCGGGAGTCCTCCCCTCGTCGCCTCGAGAACGTCACCGGTTCACCGCAACGCACCCGTCCAACCGCGTCCATATTCGGCCTCGAGTTCGGACGATCTGCCGGAGGAGAGGCACCGATCACGGTCCATCCGA
This genomic window from Haloterrigena salifodinae contains:
- a CDS encoding SLC13 family permease, which translates into the protein MTAPVALAQDLATRPELTTDVLVVFGVVAVALALFVTERLPIDVTAILLIVILVVLEPWTGVDPETGISGFANEATITVLAMLILSGGISRTGLVQELGRRMAAFAGDSLRRQLFATVAATAPVSGFLNNTPVVALLVPVVTDVANRGNTSPSKLLIPLSYASQIGGMLTLIGTSTNILASDVSARLGSQHPELHRFSMFEFTQLGIIVVVTGSLYLIFVGHYLLPERVPPRADYLEEYDVGDYIADVAVVPGSPLVGETVGEATDRFGPEIDVIQIVHDEDRSVAPRRSTHLSEGDVLVVRTNRDAITTLEDAEGIELVGRSDSTATLSPDGESGIVTELVVALDSQLIGERLEPESFREEFGAAVLGLRHHGALVGDRIVGRRLDVGDTLLIQAPPDTIDRLSRRDGVIVAREPPRSEYRADKAPVAVAIMIGVVAVAALEIYPILISALAGVVAMVVTGVLEPNELYDAVEWDIIFLLAGVIPLGVALEGSGAAALLAFAVVEAAGVLPTIAVLWVFYVFTALLTNVISNNASVVLLIPVAAAAAAGIGANPFSFVLAVTFAASTAFLGPIGYQTNLFVYGPGGYRFSDYARIGAPLQLLLSVVTVLGIALFWGV
- a CDS encoding universal stress protein, which codes for MPDTGDHRVLVPVAVLRGEGVPTTIVDAFASIPVVLLGYHEVPEQTSPDQARDQYQRRAARELEERRSVFEAAGCPVTSRLVFTHDRFKTFERVAVEAECDAVLILNPAPVLERFLVAIRSDINVEYKARLVATVLDGTEIDVTLFHVVADERDRHRGDELLATTADALEDAGVDRDRISRSIVVDDSPTEAILEAANEHDAIVAGESRPSVRRYVLRDRAERIARRTADPVLVVRGEYLEPADEEKGDAVAE
- a CDS encoding inorganic phosphate transporter, coding for MNAEPLLIVGILTAIFVGYNIGGSTTGPAFGPAVGANVITKVMAAGLMSIFFFIGAYTIGPQVVTTLGEELVTDTSIFTLRSNVAVLFFIGGALFIGNYAGVPASTSMTAVGAISALGLATGELDWSVLGEIVVWWIVAPIIGFWVAGVVGRYFYPRINAWVAIEGSKGGEPMISVDRSSAVPRLQFGADGDRREVTGAFVVIGIGCLMGFSSGTSNIANAIAPIYGTGDVDMVPLILIGSAAVAVGCFTIARRTLDTLGNDITNLPLTAAIVVAVISSTIVVGLSAIGIPASFVVIATMSIVGLGWGRATRTTTLSGVRAGEETRVSVGALTAEEEGEQSPDIGEEEPEDIPKASDLFDPSTTARVILMQNVVPIISTVGAFITFRFVPIFGF
- a CDS encoding inorganic phosphate transporter, coding for MVSVLLLVGILVAVFVGYNIGGATTGPAFGPAVGADAISKTTAGVLMTVFFFVGAWTIGRRVVETLGGDLVYDPGVFTLEASVGVLFFIGVALFIGNFFGVPASTSMTAVGSIAGLGLAAGELNWAVMGEIAIWWIVSPFIGFWVSLIIGRYFYSSLNRKLAMERSTGPLLRIDRSGRVPIPTPSDTTNRRELGGVAMVIVIGCLMAFSSGTSNIANAIAPLVGSGELEMNPAILIGCVAVGIGTVTIARRTLETMGNELTELPLTAAIVTATVSASLVIFLSAIGIPASFVIIATMCIIGLGWGRATRPVTVSEAVRGEESPPVSVGALTADREGEKLPPIGEEEPDRVPSAADLFDPATTARVVLMQNVVPMIATVGAYATFRFVPLFGL
- a CDS encoding universal stress protein; the protein is MTRVLVPLTVLEGESVSPGLVRLLEPVDVTVLGYHVLPEQTPPDQARLQYGERATDALADLATAFEDGGREADYRLAFTHDRDQTIDRIAAETESRAYVITGAAGSIDRLFVALTGDVAVDRILEFVAELVGDREIDVTLFLATDAEADGRLALEEAVETLSRRGIDAESTLVVSEGPFDAVSGAPFDTLGEAAAEHDAIVVGEHAPSLQSFLLGEEPERIAAESVGPVLVVRPPARDTSSASDSS
- a CDS encoding APC family permease; translation: MDRDAPAVGEGTNIDDEAPRIEPTIETEAATKTDDAELERTLGLVGGLAIGIGTMIGAGIFVFPGLAAGHAGPAAAGSFAIGAVIALFVALPASELATAMPKSGGGYYFISRGLGTFAGTVVGLSLWLGLVFATAFYLVGFGYYAVDTLAELGIAVGNGLVIPLALLFGAGFTVLNVTGTENAAKLQNGIVALLLSILVCFLGFGGLDALGLVGEPATPERFAPFGAFPVLTTSALVFTSYLGFAQIATVAGEMRDPGRNLPLSMVGSVLIVGALYVVTIFVATSAFGSERLAELGETAMVEVGRHYLGSIGALAIVFGGLLATISSANASILSTSRAVYAVSRDALLPRRASRINLRYGTPHVALGLAGGPILVLVATGQVELLAEVASFLHLVMYGLICVALVSLRRDEPEWYDPDFRTPGYPVVPAVGAVASFGLIGFMQPASQVIGVAVMAVTAGWYFYYARDVTLRGAL
- the fer gene encoding ferredoxin Fer codes for the protein MPTVEYLNYEVLDDQGWDMDDDDLFEQAADAGLDDEDYGTLDVAEGEYILEAAEAQGYDWPFSCRAGACANCAAIVFEGEIDMDMQQILSDEEVEEKDVRLTCIGSAETDEVKIVYNAKHLDYLQNRVI
- a CDS encoding universal stress protein, whose amino-acid sequence is MVSDVLVPMDGSEMSKYALEYAIDAFPNAEITVLHVVGEPSPMWGRATGLALADDIEEAAREHAETVFEQAREIVADADADVALRTEIEFGHPVRAIVNCADDYETVVIGSHGGSVADRIFVGNVAEKVFRRSPVPVVVVR